The Deltaproteobacteria bacterium genome contains the following window.
AGACCACGGAGACGGAATCGCCTCCGGGCCGGACCAGGCGGATGGTCTCGGCGTTCTGGAGGAAGATGCAGCCGTGGCGTTCGCCGACCTGGGCGGTGATCATGAGCATGGGCCGAATCTCGGTTTTGGCCCGGCCGACAACGCCCTTGTGGGATTGGCCGTCGGCTCCGACAATGAGGACCTCGCGGCCAGGGCCAAGTTCCTCGAGATAGGCGGTCTTGTCGCCGGGAAGGGCAGCATAGGCGTGGACCGATCCGGCGTTGATTCGAAACGGCCGGGGGGCCACATAGGGGTTGGCTTCGGTTTCGGCGTGAACCAAAAAGCAGAAGGCGCTGGTGTTGCCTACCAGCATGCCCTGGCCCGGACGGAGGATGGACAGGGTGTCCACGCAGACCCGGTGCCCCAGGCCCGTGGGACGGACCTCGGTGACCACGGCCGTTTCCAAATCAACCTGTCCCTGCCTGGTCTTGAATTGGGCGACGATGTCCTTGAGTTCGTGGGCGGCCTGGGGCAGGACGATGATTGTTTCCACTCCGACCTCAAGGATGCCGGCCGCAAGTATGGCCCTGTCCAGGGATTCCACTTCCAGTCCGAGACCCTGAGCCTGGGCCAGGATGTTTTCCACGGGGATGATCTCCCATCCCTTTCCGAGAATGGTCAGGGCGCCACCGGACAAAGACGAGACAGCCCGTTCCTCATCCTCTTTGGATTTCAGGTCGATGAGCACGGTTTCGGAGAGACGGTGGACGGTGGTCAGGCCCAGGGCGGAGACGTCCCCGGCCCGTTCGTCCTCGACCAGGATGCCGTCCACCCCGGACTCCAGGGCCAGGGTGACCAGATTTTTGTCGAAGGGCACGGCCGAAAAGATGATGGTGCGTTGCATGGCCATGACCGATCAGCGACCTTCCGGGGTCGAGGCCAGAAAATCCATGGCCTGGTCCACGGTCCAATCTTCGTGGACGACGCCGTGCAGGGCCTTGACCAGACGGGCCGGGTCTTTGGCCTGGAAGACGTTGCGGCCTATGGAAAGGCCGGCACCGCCAGCGGCCACGGAGTCGGAGACCATTTGGACAAGATCTCGGGTGCTGTCCATCTTGGGGCCGCCGGCGATGACCACGGGCACGCAGCAGGCTTCGACTACCCGGGCGAAGGTTTCGGCCGATCCAGTGTAGGGAACCTTGACCACGTCGGCGCCGAGTTCCTCGCCGACCCGGGCGGCGTGGGTGACGACCTTGACGTCGTATTCGTTTTCGATCTTGGAGCCCCGGGCGTAGACCATGGCCAGGACGGGCATGCCCCATTCATTGGCCCTGGACGCCGTCTGCCCCAGGTCACTGAGCATCCGGGACTCTGTCTCGTCGCCCAGGTTGACGTGGACGGACACGGCGTCGGCCCCAAGGCGGATGGCGTCCTCGACACTGCCGACAAGAGATTTGGCGTTGGGGAAGGGGGAGAGGCAGGTACTGGCGGAGAGGTGGATGATGAGGCCGATGTCCTGGCCTTGACCGCGATGGCCGCAGCGGGGCAGGCCCTTGTGCATGATGACGGCGTTGGCCCCGCCCTCGGCGACCTTGTTCACGGTCTCTCGAAGGTCGACCAGTCCGTAGATGGGGCCGACGCTGACCCCGTGGTCAAGGGGGACGATGATGGTCCGGCCGGTGTTGCGGTTGAAGATTCGTTCCTGTCGGATGCTTTTTCCCAAGTGCATGACGATCTCCTTGTGCTTGCGGGTCTCGGCCCTCCTCCGGCGGCCAGGAAAACAAAAGGGCCGCCGGCTGGTCTGCCTGCGGCCCTTGGTGTGGTGTTGTCCGTGCCCTTTTATGCTGGCTGCACAACTCCCCCTTGGCCACAGGCCTCCGTAAAATAATACCAAAAATACCAGTTGGCATTGGTGGTGATGGGGAGGGTGTAGTCAACGGAGAAATTCTGCATGGATTTGTGTCTAGGCCCGGGGGAGTCGGGGTGTCAAGAATTTTTTTCGGCCGATCATGAAAATTTTTGCTTGAACGTTCATTTGGCGTCCATCTGGGAGAGGATGGCATCCACCTGATCCTGGGTGATCCTGGACGCCTCGTCCCGGAGATCCTTGAGATTCTTGTCGGGCTGTCGACTTTTTTCCTTGAGGATGTAGTCCGTGGACACGTAAAGGTCCCGGATCATGTCCCGAACCTTGTTGATGGCGTCGATGACCCGTTTGATCCGTTGTCCGGTCAGATCCTGGAAACTCATGGTGGTCATGATCTCCATCATGTCGTATTCGAGACCGGCGCAGCTTCCGGACAGCTTTTCACGTGCCGCGTCGTCCTGAACAGTCTCGACGATGGTGGCCTTCATGTTTTCGATGTTTTTGAGACTGCACTCGACCAAGTCGATGACGGTGAAGGTGGCCTTTTCCGTAGCCTTGATGATCTGGTGGAGACGTTCAGAGGCGTCGTCCATCATGTCCCGGACTAGGCTGACACCTTCCTTTTCCTTGTCGTCTTCCCCGGCCGTTTTTTGAATCCGGTTCAGTTCGCTGTAGATGCCGCTGAGTTTATCCAGGATTTCCTCGTTCAGCTGGCGAAAGAATCCGTTGCCGTCCGGCCGGGCGGAGCTGACGACATGACAAGATTCATCTCGGAGGGCTTCCCGGAAGGCCTCCTTGATGGTTTCCTTTAGGTCCTCCTGGTTCGTACGCGAGGTGCGGGCAGCTGGATTCTTGGACATGATTTCGTCTCTGACGGGTACTGTCTGCCGTTCAGATGAAATAGGCGGCCTCGTTCCAGAACGAGTAGTTGTTCTTGCCGGAGCGTTTGGCAACATACATGGCCTGGTCGGCCTTGTTCAAAAGCTCGATGGGATCCTCACTGTCGGTGGGGGCGACGCTGATGCCGATGCTGACTCCCACGGTGATCTTGATGCCCTCCCATGGGATCGGTTCGGAGATGGCCTTGATGAGCCGGGTGGCCGTCAGCCCGGCGTGCATGCCGTTCTGGAGTCCAGTTAGCAGGACCACGAATTCGTCGCCACCGATGCGGGACACAAGGTCGTGATCCCTGACCACGGTCTTGATCCGTTCGGCCAGGATGATCAGCACATGGTCGCCGCACTCGTGCCCGTAGGTGTCGTTGACGGGCTTGAAGGCGTCCAAGTCCATGAACAGAAAGGAGGTGAACCCGCCCTGGGTTAGGGTCTTGCTCAGAGCCTCCCGTGTCTGCTGCAACAAAAGAATCCGGTTTGCCAAGCCTGTCAGGGGGTCACGCAAAGCCAGGTCGTCGCCTTCCTCAGACTGTCCATCGCAGACCGGGGGAATATGTAAGACCAGAAGCCTCAGATCGTCCGCAGTCTTCATGGCCCGGAGCATGGCGTTGATTTCGTGGGGCCCGTCCAGCTTGATGCTGCATTGGATGGGTTGGGTCTTGGCCTCCAGTTGGGCCATGAGGTTGGAGGCCTGTCCCTGACCGAAAATCGTTCCCAGGGCAGACCCCTTGGCCAGTCGGGGAAACCGTCGGGCGCATTCGGGATTGAAGTCCTGAACGGCCCCGGTGCGGTCGGTGATCAGGGCCGGATCGAAAAAGAGGGTCAGTACATGTGGATTCATGGCCTATATTGTCGCAAGGTATTGGCTTTGTAAGCTAGACGTTTTTACGGTCGAAGTAAAGGACCATCATTCGGATTTAGGGCCTTGGGCCTAGGTTTCCGCCAGACGGCCTTCATCCAGATTCCGTTCCGACCAAAGGCCGCCCAGGACCATTTGATCCAGGCCACCAGAGACCAGGCCATCCACAGAGACCAGGCCAGCATCAAGAACCGGTAGACGACGATGGGAACGGACACGATCAAAGGCTGGGGCAGGGGCCCTGAGATCCGATCCTGTGTCCAGCGTAGCGTATGGCCGCTGGATCCGTTGCCGGCCACCTGCATGTCGGGCAGGCCGAGAAGGCCTCCTTCCACGGCGGCATACAGGCAGGCGATTCCGACAAGGAAAAGGCCGACGATGGCCGTTTGGACGAGGTTGAAGGTCAGCCAATGTTCCGGCCTGTGTTCTCGGCGCAGGCCCAGGGCCGGCAGCCAGGCCACGGCGAGCACGGCGGTCATGGTATCGACTTGGGACAGGCCGAGTCCGAGGAGGAACCATTGCCAGGCCTTTAGCGGAGTCCAGGGAAGGCGGCTCAAACCGGCCGCCACCAGAAGGATGGCGGCCAGATAGCTCCAGAAAAGCACGGCAGGCCCCATGACCGGACCGCTCGGACAGGCCAAAAGCCAGCGATGGGCCGGGAGCCTGGTCTCGAGGTTCACGTTGGCGGCCGGATGGCCAAGGTTGACGGCCGGGGAACCCAGAACCAGGCTTCGGTCGAGGTCCTCCCTCCAGCGCAGGGTCACGGATCGCCTGCCCGGAGCGACCGGAACAGATACAGCGCTGTCGGCGATTCGAACCACAGGGATGGCCGTTCCGTCGATTTCCAGACGGACATCTCGGGCCCGGTCCGGAATGGCCACG
Protein-coding sequences here:
- a CDS encoding fructose-bisphosphate aldolase (catalyzes the reversible formation of fructose 1,6-bisphosphate from glycerone phosphate and D-glyceraldehyde 3-phosphate) — its product is MHLGKSIRQERIFNRNTGRTIIVPLDHGVSVGPIYGLVDLRETVNKVAEGGANAVIMHKGLPRCGHRGQGQDIGLIIHLSASTCLSPFPNAKSLVGSVEDAIRLGADAVSVHVNLGDETESRMLSDLGQTASRANEWGMPVLAMVYARGSKIENEYDVKVVTHAARVGEELGADVVKVPYTGSAETFARVVEACCVPVVIAGGPKMDSTRDLVQMVSDSVAAGGAGLSIGRNVFQAKDPARLVKALHGVVHEDWTVDQAMDFLASTPEGR
- a CDS encoding 3-dehydroquinate synthase II family protein encodes the protein MQRTIIFSAVPFDKNLVTLALESGVDGILVEDERAGDVSALGLTTVHRLSETVLIDLKSKEDEERAVSSLSGGALTILGKGWEIIPVENILAQAQGLGLEVESLDRAILAAGILEVGVETIIVLPQAAHELKDIVAQFKTRQGQVDLETAVVTEVRPTGLGHRVCVDTLSILRPGQGMLVGNTSAFCFLVHAETEANPYVAPRPFRINAGSVHAYAALPGDKTAYLEELGPGREVLIVGADGQSHKGVVGRAKTEIRPMLMITAQVGERHGCIFLQNAETIRLVRPGGDSVSVVSLKPGDEILCRLDQAGRHFGMRIKEEIHE
- a CDS encoding GGDEF domain-containing protein, with protein sequence MNPHVLTLFFDPALITDRTGAVQDFNPECARRFPRLAKGSALGTIFGQGQASNLMAQLEAKTQPIQCSIKLDGPHEINAMLRAMKTADDLRLLVLHIPPVCDGQSEEGDDLALRDPLTGLANRILLLQQTREALSKTLTQGGFTSFLFMDLDAFKPVNDTYGHECGDHVLIILAERIKTVVRDHDLVSRIGGDEFVVLLTGLQNGMHAGLTATRLIKAISEPIPWEGIKITVGVSIGISVAPTDSEDPIELLNKADQAMYVAKRSGKNNYSFWNEAAYFI